Part of the Salmo salar chromosome ssa10, Ssal_v3.1, whole genome shotgun sequence genome is shown below.
CAAATGCATACAAGCTAAGTTAGCATACTATACTAAGAATATACATCACCATAATCGTCAATGTTTTCGCCTCGGAATGTTGCTTACCACCAGTGCTAACTAGCATGTTAGCAATGGTATGTTGCAGGTAGTTAATTAGCCGGGGTTTGAATGTTGACTGACGCTTAGTTATAAGGCCTAAAACGGCTAGTAGAGATTTGTAAAGAATATTTTAACATTCCTGTATGCGCCATTGTTAGGTTGCTACagtagttgagttgtattggaaCTCATTAGCGAACGTTAGCTACGCTAGTGGGGGCGCTTTGGGAGTTAAGCCAGAATGCCAGATACACAACGACCATGTCGGAAAATTTTATATAACGCACAGCCCTTCTAGACATCAAATTGGTCACCTCTAGTAATTGTGACTTTTCTATGTAAACTGACAGTTGCATTATTGCATTAAGTTAATGCAGTTTTGCACCATCCTACAATTGGAGTTGTTGGTGCCAGTGCGATTAAGTTGCGTACATAGATCCACATTTGAACTAGATTGAGATAGCAAGTCACTATCAGTCGTCTTGCCAGACATACAATGTCAGAAAACCAGGGCAACGTGAACAATAACGTCCCGCTAAATAACAATGGGGGGGCGAACAGAATACGAAACCCTAATATCAACCAGAACCCACTCATCAATGTTCGAGACAGACTTTTCCATGCCCTATTCTTCAAGATGGCAGTTACCTATGCCAGATTGTTTCCACCATCTTTCAGAAGAATCTTCGAGTTCTTTGTCCTATTGAAGGTAAGACTTTCCTCTCAGTATTTTACCTTCATGTAGGCTACAATGTCAAGAATCAGCTAACAAGAACGAACGGTAGGTTAATTAGCTTCAAATTGGTTTTGTACATGTGTGATTTCTGCTTCTCACAGGGTAACTTCTTCCAATGATAACAGAAAATGTAGGCGCTTTTAGCAACGCGGTTCTGTTACATGCACTCGCATTGCTTTCAATTGTATTGGGTTGCACAAAAAAGTCAGTGGGAAGCCAGAAGTTAAatccaattccatttcaatttacTGTGCCTATGGGCAGggaatttgagacaaaatatctCATAGATCTTCTTAAACAGTTTCCAaacgtgggtctgttgtagacccAATTCATCTCTGCTTACCTCATGTCAAAGTCCCCCACAAGTTATTCCTTTTTGTCCACATAATGGTGCACTTGCAGGACTTGCATTTTGACATTAGGTAAGCaggtctacaacagacccacgttTGGAAAGTATGTTTAATAATGCAATCCTTtagatattttgtctcaaattcATAATGACCAACCGTCCTGAAATTGTATTTTGTTTCGGACTTCCCATGGACTGTTTTTGTGGAACCCCCCAGGCTGGTTAGTTTCTCACCCAACTATAGTGTAGTTTGTTGAACCTCAACTTGACCTGCCAAAAGTGGGACGTGAATGGGTCTATGCAGCGTGCCCTCGCCGTTCTTTGCATCCTGTGATCATGCCACAGTCCAAATTCCGAATTTGTTTGGAGTGgttctgctactgctgctgcctcTGTTTTGATGTGTGGAGTAGTGTGGGCCTTAGATCTTACAGTTGAGTAAAACATAAGTAATCAACCTCCACAATTGCCGCTTGATTGCATCAGATTCTGACCAAATAAACAAATCATGTACGTATTTATCTCTGCCACATCACACTGGCGCATAGGAATGGTTTGATTCAGCACAACAATAACCAAGAAAAACCTTAGCATTAGGTGGAAAGGTTGTACATGTCAAATGTATTAGTTCTAGCCACATCCTTGTCATCAACAGAGTCAATGATTGACACATCTATTCTACACAATGTATTATTATAGCCAGTAATTAGCTCGAGTTTCATCATTGCAGTAAGGCCGGCCTTTCCAAACTGTGATTAGGCTTAAACCCGGGAAAGCCTTTGCTTGTGCAACTCAGGGCATAAAGGAACACATTGACCAAAATGCACACTCATCCTCATCAGCTCCTCATGAAGGTTGCAGGCAGCATAACACCAAAGACAGGCATTTTCAGAGGGTTATAATTGCAGTGACCCTCAACTCAGTCTAGTCACTAGTGAGTCATCTCATTAGAGCTCTCCTGTCCTAGCTTTTTTCCCATATCTGTGTGAATAAAAACTATTAGAGGTAGTTAATTATGTTTTTATGCggtcaagggtgtgtgtgtgtgtgtgtgtgtgtacaaagcattaagaacacctgctctttacatgacatgctgaccaggtgaaagatatgatcccttatcgatgtcagcattttaaatccacttcaatcacttTAGATGGTgaggagacaggataaagaatgattttttaagccttgagacaattgagacatggattgtgtgtgtgcgcccttcagcgggtgaatgggcaagacaaaagattgaagtgcctttgaatggggtatggtaggagccaggcgcaccggtttgtgtgtcaagaactacttCGCTGCTGGGTggggatgggggtggtggtgcaaCTCATATTAGGAAGGTATTGTTAGTGTTGTATCAAATCAAAAgtctaatcaaattgtatttgtcacatgcaccgaatacaaccttagagtgaaatgcttacttacaagcccttaatgttgaggacagacgttcctcTAGCGGaacccctcgccaacagccaatggaatagcagggcgcgaaatacaaaaatctcataattcaaatttctgaaACAATcagctattttacaccattttaaagataaacttctagttaatccaaccacattgtccgatttcaaaaaggctttacggcgaaagcataacattagattatgttaggacatcaccttgactagaaaaaccacacagccattttccaagcaagaagaggcatcacaaaaaccagaaatacagctaaaattaatcactaacctttgacgatcttcatcagatgacactcccaggactcaatgttacacaatacatgtgtgttttgttcgataaagttcatatttatatcaacaaaaaccccattttacattggcgcgtgatgttcagaaaatgtattgcctccaaaacttccggtgaatgagcacatcaatttacacaaatactcatgataaacattgataaaatttacaacagtcattgaaagatttatagatacacttctccttaatgcaaccgctgtgtcagatttcaaaacagctttacggggaaagcacattgttcaatattctgagtacagagctcagccatcaaagcaagctatacagttacccgccaagttctggagtcaacaaaactcagaaatagtattatacaTTTTCACTTACCTTTGGTGATctttgtcggaatgcactccaaggactcccacttccacaagaaatgtttgttttgttcgataaactccatatttatgtccaaatacctccttttgttcgcgcgttcagatcactatccaaaggcaaaatgcgcgagcgcaaaacccaagacaaaaagtcaaaaagttccattaccgttcgtagaaacatgtcaaatgatgttcacaatcaatccttagggtctttttatcataaatattcgataatattccaaccggacaatagcgtattcattacaaaGGAAAAAGAAGGACCGGCGCGCCTGTGTGACTGCGCAGTAAACACCTCATTGGCAtcaggcagtccacttgttgagtgagctcttattctctccccagtaacagtagaagcatgaaacaaggttctaaagactgttgacatctagtggaagccttaggaagtgcaaaatgaccccacagacactgtagtttggataggcaatcacttgaaaaactacaaacctcagatttcccacttcctggttgggtttttctcagtttttttcctgctatttgagttctgttatactcacagacatcattcaaacagttttagaaacttcagtgttttctatccaaatctactaataatatgcaaatatttgactcttggcccgagtagcaggcagtttactctgggcacgcttttcatccgaacgtgaaaatactgccaccatACCATCATTTAAGatgtgtatataaaaaaatacataaatatttaaggatcaacaataaaataacagtagcgaggctatatacagggggttccggtacagagtcaatgtgagggggcaccggttagtctaaataattgaggtaatatgtacatgtaggtagaggtaaagtgactaggcatggataataaacagtagcagcagtgtaaaaatggggggtggggacaatcaaatagtccaggtagccatttgattaattgttcaagagtcttatggcttggaggtagaagctgttaagaagccttttggacttagacttggcgctccgtgtgtgtgtacattgtgtACCAGGCCTCCACACAAGCTAACTGACAGTGGGAATCCGCCTGCCTGAGTCCGTCACCAGGCAGGAGAGAAGAGCGACGCTCTGAtgcagagagaaggggggagagagagagggaaggacagaggagaagagagatggacAGCCATTTTCAGAGGCACCTGCCTGCCATAACTCGTTGGGATGCGATGGATGGGAAACAAAATGGCACGTCCCCTATCTGTCTCTGTTGTCACTGACACTTTAGCTTTGGACACAAGCATCTTTTTGATGTTCTGAGTGTTGGCTTCCTGATGAAGAGGATCATTCTAAATAAACCAGGCTCTCTAGCATAGCACCTCACGTTCCTCCTCAGCTGACTGCTCTCTGTAGGAATCTATCCTACTGCACCTTTTGTAGTGGGAACCTTCACTAAGCAGCCTCTGTGACGGTCATTtaggccagggtttcccaaacttggtcctgggggCCCCCCCTgggtacacagctgattcaaataatcaaaacttgatgatgagttggccatttgaatcagctgtgtagtgcttgtgcaacaaccaaaatgtgcacccaggggAAGCCCCAGGACCGAATTAGGCTATTTCTCCACCATTTGATGTATAGGATTCAGGGTTGGGGGGGAACATTTTGAAAAGCAATTGACCCTGATCCTGACAGGATCTCTTTCTGCTACTCCTCAAACCTTGTATGTATGTGAACTATcttttgtttctgtttctgtcaaTGTGGTTGTCATTAACAGTATCAGTGTTGCAGGAGGGGAAACATACAAAAATGTATCCCTTAAACTAGGGCATTGCCAGTGACCTCACAATACGATATCATCATAAttcttaggtgccgatacgatacgTATTGCGATTCCCATGAtcctatatgtattgcgattcgatattcCAAACATgttgctcactatatgtctgctgcagagatgaCAAGAGCAAGAGAAAATGAGTTGAAAACATGTTTGCTCACTTTAaaaaaagatggagaacaagctataaaATGAAAAATACCAGACTTTTGGCGCAGGTAAAGCCGACTAAGACTACCTATCAAAGTATCTAtataatattgcgatatgtaactgtattgatcccccccccccacaataaACATCTGTAAATCCCAATATCGCCCTAGACAATCTGCAAGAGTTTAacgccctccaccctctctcgctctacctgtctctacctctaccagGCCCTGTTTGTGCTCTTCATCCTGGCCTACATCCACATCGCCTTCTCCCGCTCGCCCATCAACTGCCTGGAGCACGTGCGGGAGAAGTGGCCGCGTGACGGCATCCTGCGCGTGGAGATCCAGCGCAACTCGTCGCGTGCGCCCATCTTCCTGCAGTTCTACGACACGGACGGCTTCCAGGGCCTGGTCAAGGAaccagagggggagggagagggaggaggagggctggGCCTGGCCGCGCTGCACCACGAGGAGGAGGATGACGAGGAGGAGATGACCCTGGAGATGTTTGACAACAGCTCTGTGCaggtgagggtgagagagagggagggaagcagggaTGGGGGCTTGAGAGGAAGGCTAAATGCAGAGACGCCAATGATCCTGCTACCGCGTGCCCCTGTCCAGAATAATGACCATACAATGACCTTCCATTGttcacacagtgccttcagaaagtattattccacattttgtgttacagcctgaattcaaaattgattacatttgtttttctcacccatctacacacactatcccaaatgtattgactcaggtgtgaatacttaagtaaatgagatatttctatattttattttcaatacatgttagaatcacctttggtagtgattacagctatgagtctttcttggtaagtctctaagtgctttgcacacctggattgtacagtatttgcacatttattttaaaaattcttcaagctctgtcaagttggttgttgatcattgctagacagccattttcaagtctggccatagattttcaaactgATTTAAGTCAACTAAAACTAGGCcactcaatgtcatcttggtaagcaactctagtgtgtttggccatgtgttttaggttattgtcctgctgaaaggtgaatttgtctcccagtgtctgttggaaagcagactgaacccggttttcctctaggagttttcctgtgcttagctctattccattgctttttatcctaaaaaaacaacctcgtccttgctgatgacaaacatacccataacatgatgcagccaccgtcatgcttgaaaatatgaagcggTACTGAGTGATATGATGGATTTGCCCTAAATGTAAGGCATGATGTGTTCAGGacatagttaaaaaaaaaaaaatccacattttttgcagttttactttagtgccttcttgcaaacaggatgtatgttttggaatatttgtattctgtacaggcttcctccttttcactccGTCATTTAGGTtcatattgtggagtaactacaatgttgttgatccatcctcagttttatccTATCACATCCATTTAACTTTAacgaaatccctgagcggtttccttcctctccggcaactgagttagaaaggacgcctgtatctttgtagtgactgggtgtattgatacaccatccaaagtgtaattaataacttcaccatgctcaaagggatattcaatgtctgcgttTGAATTTTTACccttctaccaataggtgcccttctttacgaggcattcggaaacctccctggtctttgtggttgaatctgtgtttgaaattcactgctcgactgagggaccttacaattatctgtatgtgtggggtacagagatgaggtagtcattaaaaaaatcatgGTGAAGACTTATTGCACATAGAatgagtccatacaacttatttaggcttgccataactgAGGTTGactttattgactcaagacatttcagcttttcaatttttattaatttgtaaaaatgtttaaacatatttctactttgacattatggggtattgtgtgtaggacagtgacacatatcaattttaaattcaggctgtaaaacaacaacaatTAGCAAAAAGTcgggggggtctgaatactcaagtctttttctcctctctcgcTGTCAGTTTGAGCTAGACATCGAGCCGCGGCTGAAGCCCTCGCTGAGCGGCATCGGCCTTGGGGGAGGGGGCCTCAACGACAGCCAGGACCTCTCCTTCAGCCAGTCGCCCACTAAAGGTATGCAGCCGCTGAGGGAGACAGTCTCCGAGATTGAGATGCTAACACGAGCAGGTAAACTCAAACCCCCCTCACCCAACCCTACCCACCTGTCTACACCCCTAGTGAGTGAGAATCCTCAATCCTCTCCTCTCACCGTTcctttcttcctcctcccctcttcctgcaAGCTAGCTCCCTTCCGGGCATCTTCTTGTCTTTGGTCACCCCCTTTCTGCCATGATTCCATTCCAAAAATGTGTTCCCTTGTCTTCTGCCACCTCAACGACTTCCTGTAGCTGTTGTTGTGATGGATCAGACTGTTTGAATCTGGCAGTGTGGCCATGATGCCATCGTATGTCCTGCAGTGGGCCCTGGCTGTGCCAAGACGAAGACTGTGTTGAGCTGACCTTTTGCAGCTCGATCCAGCAGTAGCAGTCGAGAGCCAGGCTCCAGACTTTAGTTTAGGCCCTGTTTGTGTCGTGTCTGTGTGCCCTTGCATTGGCTTTAACAATTCTAAATGGCCTTTGCATAACATTTTCTATGTGCTATGTATgcatgttttgtgttttattgcTGTAAGTCTGACTCCTTTCCGTAATTTGCTTTTAATTAAGTCTTGGCAATGTGTTTCTGTCAATGTTTTGCCATTTTAGGTGGGCTCTAACTAGTTTAAATATGAGTTCTAATGCAATGCAAGTGTGTTGTGATGTGGGGTTGGtgggttgctgtgtgtgtgttctttgttgGTGTGGTAATCTGCACTGCTTACCTGtaagtgtgtttctgtctgtgtgtgtgtcgtcagtGTGGCCTCAGGAGGAGTACATAGTTGAGTACTCTCTGGAGTACGGCTTCCTCCGCTTGTCCCAGACCACCCGGCAACGCCTCAACATCCCCGTCATGGTCGTCACGCTGGGTAAGTGGTTATAAAGCCTACTTAACACTGTCATAAGCATGATCGCAGATGTCATGAATGGTCTTAGCTAGATGAGCGGTGTTATTAAACCTGTCTAAACTCATAAACATGACATACATATCAGGTGTCATACATATTCATATCTGGGTAAGCTCTGTCATAAAGCCTACTAGAAACACTCAGAAGCATGCCATAGGATGTGTCATAAACAGTGATGGGAACTAATGTTGCTAAAGTGATAGGAACTATGACCACTGACTTGCAAGTTAGCTTGCCAAAGAGCAGCAGTAGTTGGTTAGATCAGTAGTTACCGATGAGCGGCGGTAGTTGGTTAGATCAGTAGTTACCGATGAGCGGCGGCAGCTGGTTAGATCAGTAGTTACCGATGAGCGGCGGTAGTTGGTTAGATCAGTAGTTACCGATGAGCATGCTGATGTACTCAACCTCTGGTGGCTAAGATGGACaggagctagctagctgctgacTTTTATTTGGAAATATTTTAGTATTTGGGCCATAGATCATATTGGCCAACGCAATGGTGCTTTATTAAGCAGTCATCTTAACGAAACTCAAAGCTGAAAGCGCTCTCAGACCACCCTTTGTTGCGCGCCCACGGCTAACTTTCACATTAgaattttagcagacactcttatccagagctttAAAGGCAAGCGCAATCAAAGTATCGCCAGCAAAACACTTCACTCAACATCGTACTCAGGCACACTAAAAAGCCTGGTAGAATTAGCACAGATGCAGTGTTCTTAGGACAGGAGGTGCTGTCTGTGTGAGGCTTCGTATCCTAAtcctgcgcgtgtgtgtgtgtgtgtgtgtgcgcgtgcagaCCCCATGAAGGACCAGTGCTTTGGGGACGGCTTCAGCCGCTTCCTCCTGGATGAGTTCCTGGGCTACGATGACATTCTGATGTCCAGCGTCAAGGCCCTGGCCGAGAACGAGGAGAATAAAGGTACACTGTGGTTAAGGGTGGAGGTCTGTTTCTCCTGCATGTGTCTTTCCTTGGTGGTATGCAAAACTGTGTGTGAGCGCGTGTCTGAtcggtgctctgtgtgtgtgaacaggcTTCCTCAGGAACGTGGTGTCAGGGGAACACTA
Proteins encoded:
- the tmem259 gene encoding membralin isoform X3 gives rise to the protein MSENQGNVNNNVPLNNNGGANRIRNPNINQNPLINVRDRLFHALFFKMAVTYARLFPPSFRRIFEFFVLLKALFVLFILAYIHIAFSRSPINCLEHVREKWPRDGILRVEIQRNSSRAPIFLQFYDTDGFQGLVKEPEGEGEGGGGLGLAALHHEEEDDEEEMTLEMFDNSSVQFELDIEPRLKPSLSGIGLGGGGLNDSQDLSFSQSPTKVWPQEEYIVEYSLEYGFLRLSQTTRQRLNIPVMVVTLDPMKDQCFGDGFSRFLLDEFLGYDDILMSSVKALAENEENKGFLRNVVSGEHYRFVSMWMARTSYLAAFVIMVIFTLSVSMLLRYSHHQIFVFIVDLLQMLEMNMTIAFPAAPLLTVILALVGMEAIMSEFFNDTTTAFYIILIVWLADQYDAICCHTNTSKRHWLR